GTGCGGCGACGTCGGCGGGCAGGGCGGAGCCGTCGGCGACCTTGCCGTCGAGCTTGTCCCACTCGTCGTAGAGCCGCTGGATCTCCTGGTCGAAGGCGATCTTGAAGGACTGGTTGGGGCGGCGGCGGGCGTAGAGCCAGCGCAGGAGCTGCGGCTCCATGATCTTCAGCGCGTCGCCGGGGGTGGGCACGCCGCCCTTGGACGACGACATCTTCGCCATGCCGCTGATGCCGACGAAGGCGTACATGGGCCCGATGGGCTGCTTGCCGCCGAAGATGCCGACGATCTGGCCGCCGACCTGGAAGGACGAGCCCGGGGAGGAGTGGTCGACGCCGGAGGGCTCGAAGACGACGCCCTCGTAGGCCCACCGCATCGGCCAGTCGACCTTCCAGACCAGCTTGCCGCGGTTGAACTCGTTGAGCCGGACGGTCTCCGAGAAGCCGCAGGCGGTGCAGGCGTAGGTCAGTTCGGTGGTGTCGTCGTCGTAGGAGGTGACGGTGGTGAGGTCCTTCTCGCAGTTGCCGCAGTAGGGCTTGTACGGGAAGTAGCCGGCGGTGCCGGAGGAGCCGTCGTCCTCGTCGGCCGCGCCGGAGCCCTCGGCGGCTTCCAGCTCGGCCTCGTCGAGGGGCTTCTGCTGCTGCTTCTTCGCCGGGGCCTTCTTGGTGCGGTACTGGTCGAGGATCGCGTCGATGTCGGCGCGGTGCCTGATCGCGTGCAGGATCTGCTCGCGGTAGACGCCCGAGGTGTACTGCTCGGTCTGGCTGATGCCGTCGAAGTCGACGCCGAGTTCGGCGAGGGACGCGGTCATCGCGGCCTTGAAGTGCTCGGCCCAGTTCGGGTGGGACGAGCCCTGCGGGGCCGGGACCGAGGTCAGCGGCTTGCCGATGTGCTCGGCCCAGGAGTCGTCGACGCCCGCGATGCCCTGGGGGACCTTGCGGTAGCGGTCGTAGTCGTCCCAGGAGATGAGATGGCGCACCTGGTGTCCACGGCGGCGGATCTCGTCGGCGACGAGGTGCGGGGTCATGACCTCGCGGAGGTTGCCGAGGTGGATGGGGCCGGAGGGGGACAGTCCGGAGGCGACCACCACAGGTTTGCCGGGGGCCCGACGCTCCGACTCTTCGATGACCTCGTCCGCGAAACGGGAGACCCAGTCGGTGGTCTCGGTGCTCTGAGCCACGATCGGCACGTCCTTCTTTCTCCGGGGCAGCCGGTACGGTCGACGGCTGGAGCCCCCATTCTCCCAGCTCCGCCCGCAACCGCGAAAACACCTTTACGAGACCGTGCCCCGACCCCCCGGCCCGGCGTCGCCCCGGCCCCGGCTCCCGCGCCCGGACAACCCCTTTGCCCCGCGTGGGATACTGGCGACGTCTACCGATCCCACGAGGAGAACGGCTCCCACCCCATGACCTCGGTCACGTCGCTCACCGATCTCGTCCATCAGCGCCTCGCGAACGCCCTCTCGGCCACCCTGCCGGAGGCCGGTGCGGACCCGCTGCTGCGACGAAGCGACCGGGCCGATTTCCAGGCCAACGGCATTCTGGCGCTGGCCAAGAAGGCGAAGGCGAACCCGCGGGAGCTGGCGACGCAGGTCGTGGCGAACGTGGTGTCGGGTGAGGTGATCCGGGAGATCGAGGTCTCGGGCCCCGGCTTCCTCAACGTCACGGTCACCGACGAGGCGATCACGCGGAACCTGGCGGAGCGCTACGCCGACGACACGGCCCGCCTCGGCGTGCCGCACGCGGCGCGGCCCGGCACGACGGTCATCGACTACGCCCAGCCCAACGTGGCGAAGGAGATGCACGTCGGTCACCTGCGCTCCGCGGTGATCGGCGACGCGGTGGTCCGGATCCTGGAGTTCACGGGCGAGGCGGTCGTGCGCCGGCACCACATCGGCGACTGGGGGACCCAGTTCGGCATGCTCATCCAGTACCTGGACGAGCATCCGCACGAGCTGGACCACAAGGGCGCCGAGGTCAGCGGCGAGGAGGCGATGTCGAACCTCGACCGTCTCTACAAGGCGGCCCGCCGGCTCTTCGACTCGGACGAGGAGTTCAAGACCCGTGCCCGTCGCCGGGTCGTGGACCTCCAGGCGGGCGACCCGGCAACCCTCGCGGCCTGGCAGAAGTTCGTCGACGAGTCCAAGATCTACTTCTTCTCCGTCTTCGAGAAGCTGGACATGGAGATCCGGGACGAGGACATCGTCGGCGAGTCGGGCTACAACGACATGCTGCACGAGACCTGCCGTCTGCTGGAGGAGTCCGGGGTCGCGGTCCGCTCGGAGGGCGCGCTGTGCGTGTTCTTCGACGACATCAAGGGCCCGGACGGCAATCCGGTGCCGCTGATCGTCCAGAAGTCCGACGGCGGCTTCGGCTATGCGGCGACGGACCTGTCGGCGATCCGCGACCGGGTGTTCCAGCTGAAGGCGGACACGCTGCTGTACGTGGTGGACGCCCGTCAGTCGCTGCACTTCAGGATGGTGTTCGAGACGGCGCGCCGGGCCGGCTGGCTGGGCGACGACGTGAAGGCGCACCAGTTGGCCTTCGGCACGGTCCTGGGCAAGGACGGCAAGCCGTTCAAGACCCGTGAGGGCGAGACCGTGCGGCTGGTGGACCTGCTGGACGAGGCGGTCGACCGGGCGACGGCCGTGGTCGGCGAGAAGCGCGAGAAGGTCGGCCTGACGGACGAAGAGGTCGTGGAGAACGGCCGGTTCGTGGGCATCGGGGCCGTGAAGTACGCCGACCTGTCGACGTCGGCGGTGCGGGACTACAAGTTCGACCTGGACCAGATGGTCTCGCTGAACGGCGACACGTCCGTGTACCTCCAGTACGCGTACGCCCGTATCCAGTCGATCCTGCGCAGGGCGGGCGACGCCCGGCCCGCCGCCCGTCCGGAGCTGGCGCTCGCTCCGGCGGAGCGGGCGCTGGGTCTGCACCTGGACCGGTTCGGGGAGACGGTCGCGGAGGTCGCGGCGGCGTACGAGCCGCACAAGCTCGCCGCGTACCTGTACCAGTTGGCCTCGCTGCTCACGACGTTCTACGACCAGTGCCACGTGCTGTCGCCCGACAACGCGCCGGAGGTAGTGGAGAACCGTCTGTTCCTCGTGGACCTCACCGCCCGCACGCTGCACCGCGGGATGGCGCTGCTGGGCATCCGGACGCCCGAGCGGCTCTGAGGAACCGCCGTCACGCACGGGTGACGCCCCGCCGGGCCGCATGCGCGCGGCTCGGCGGGGCGTCCGCGGGTCAGCAGGGGTAGAGGTCGCTCATGTCGTTGGCGAACCGCTTGAACGCGGCCTTGGTGTTCGTGCCCGCTTTCCCGTCGATGCTGTCGTTGTAGTCCCACCCGAAGGCCAGCATGCGCTGCAGCGCGCGGATCGTGTTCGGGCCCGGGTCGCCGTCGATGCTGTCGTTGTAGTCCCAGTACTCGCGGAGCCAGCGCTGCATCGCCTTCCAGCTGTTGGTGCCGAGCTCTCCGTCGATGCCGCCGGTGTAGCTGGCCGGGGCGGTCCGCAGCAGGCACTGCACGTTCTTGGCCTGCTGGGTGCTGAGGCCGAAGTTCTGCGTCGCGAGGATCGCGGCCTGGGCGCTCACGGCCGCCTGTGAGGTGCCGGCGGTGTCCGCGGCGGTGGCCGCGCCGGCGCCCGCCAGGGTTCCGGCCGCGATCCCGACGGCTGCGGTGAAGCCGACGAGCGTCTTGGTCAGGGCTCGCATTCTGTCCCCTCCGATGGTTGGTGGCCGGCCGCAGCGGCCGGCTCGGCAACGAGACTGGGGGTGCGCGGCGCCGCTCGCCACGGTCGCCGGAGAACTGACGTCCCCACGGGACGACCGCCACGCCGACCTGCGAGGACGTGACGTTCCGGGACGTGTCGGCGGGACGGCCGCGGCGGCGGGCGGGGACCGGATGTCAGTGGCTGCCCGTACAGTCGCCGGCATGGCGACTCTTCCCAACCCGCTGCCGGGGCTCGCGTCCGATCCGAGCGGGCGCTCCCTCGGGCTGCAGCTTCCTCCGGGGACACTGATCGACGCGACCGACGAGGGCCCGTGGCACGAGCCGTTGCTGTGGCATGCGCAGCGGTCGGCCGCTTCGGGCAACTGGGCCGCGCTCGGCGGGAGTTCGGCGCGGGCCGGGCTGCTGCCGGTGCTGGTCGACCTGGGCGGCTCCCGAGGTGGCCCGCAGGACTGGGAGTTGACGCCCGGTCAGATGTCGTACCCGGGCGACCACGACGCGGAGGACGTGCTGGCGGAGTTCTGGGAGGAGTGCGCGGCCGACGGCGAGGAGTGGCCGGGCCTGGCCGACGGCCTCACCCTCGCCTCCGACCCGGACGCGCGCGCCGCGCAGGTCGCCGACGCGCTGGCCGGCGAGAGCGGTTCCCTCTTCGCGGCTCCCCACCTCGCCCTGGTCCCGGCGCGCCGCAGCGCGGACGTGCCCGCGGCGATCGGCTGGACGGGCCCGGCCAACCACGAGAACGACACGGCTCGGCTGTGCGCGGTGCTGCGCTCGTGGGAGGACCGCTTCGGCATACGGGTCGTCGGGCTCGGCTTCGACGTGCTCGTGCTCTCCGTGGCCGCACCGCCCGCCACGCCCGCGGAGGCGGCGGCGGTGGCCGCCGAGCACTTCGCGTTCTGCCCGGACAACGTCCTGCAGGACGAGGGAGACCTGGCGTCCTACGCGAAACGGCTCGTCGGCGAGCACGCCTGGTCCTTCTGGTGGGACTGACGGCGCTCCCCCACACCCGTCACCCCTTGATTCCGCGCTCCAGCCTGCGCAGTCCCTCCGCGATCTCCTGCGGCGTCTGCGTCACGAAGCACAGGCGCAGGGTCGAGCGGTCGGGGTCGCCCGCGTAGAAGGGGGCGCCGGGCACATAGGCCACGTCCTGGGCGACGACCTGCGGGAGGAGGGCCGTGGTGTCGTACGCGTCGGGGAGGCGGGCCCAGAGGAACATCCCGCCCTCCGGCGTGTTCCACACCGACCCGTCCGGCAGCGCCTCGCCCAGCCCCGCCAGCATGGCGTCGCGCCGTTC
The window above is part of the Streptomyces sp. NBC_00425 genome. Proteins encoded here:
- a CDS encoding DUF4253 domain-containing protein; this translates as MATLPNPLPGLASDPSGRSLGLQLPPGTLIDATDEGPWHEPLLWHAQRSAASGNWAALGGSSARAGLLPVLVDLGGSRGGPQDWELTPGQMSYPGDHDAEDVLAEFWEECAADGEEWPGLADGLTLASDPDARAAQVADALAGESGSLFAAPHLALVPARRSADVPAAIGWTGPANHENDTARLCAVLRSWEDRFGIRVVGLGFDVLVLSVAAPPATPAEAAAVAAEHFAFCPDNVLQDEGDLASYAKRLVGEHAWSFWWD
- a CDS encoding peptidoglycan-binding domain-containing protein encodes the protein MRALTKTLVGFTAAVGIAAGTLAGAGAATAADTAGTSQAAVSAQAAILATQNFGLSTQQAKNVQCLLRTAPASYTGGIDGELGTNSWKAMQRWLREYWDYNDSIDGDPGPNTIRALQRMLAFGWDYNDSIDGKAGTNTKAAFKRFANDMSDLYPC
- the argS gene encoding arginine--tRNA ligase yields the protein MTSVTSLTDLVHQRLANALSATLPEAGADPLLRRSDRADFQANGILALAKKAKANPRELATQVVANVVSGEVIREIEVSGPGFLNVTVTDEAITRNLAERYADDTARLGVPHAARPGTTVIDYAQPNVAKEMHVGHLRSAVIGDAVVRILEFTGEAVVRRHHIGDWGTQFGMLIQYLDEHPHELDHKGAEVSGEEAMSNLDRLYKAARRLFDSDEEFKTRARRRVVDLQAGDPATLAAWQKFVDESKIYFFSVFEKLDMEIRDEDIVGESGYNDMLHETCRLLEESGVAVRSEGALCVFFDDIKGPDGNPVPLIVQKSDGGFGYAATDLSAIRDRVFQLKADTLLYVVDARQSLHFRMVFETARRAGWLGDDVKAHQLAFGTVLGKDGKPFKTREGETVRLVDLLDEAVDRATAVVGEKREKVGLTDEEVVENGRFVGIGAVKYADLSTSAVRDYKFDLDQMVSLNGDTSVYLQYAYARIQSILRRAGDARPAARPELALAPAERALGLHLDRFGETVAEVAAAYEPHKLAAYLYQLASLLTTFYDQCHVLSPDNAPEVVENRLFLVDLTARTLHRGMALLGIRTPERL
- the lysS gene encoding lysine--tRNA ligase, encoding MPIVAQSTETTDWVSRFADEVIEESERRAPGKPVVVASGLSPSGPIHLGNLREVMTPHLVADEIRRRGHQVRHLISWDDYDRYRKVPQGIAGVDDSWAEHIGKPLTSVPAPQGSSHPNWAEHFKAAMTASLAELGVDFDGISQTEQYTSGVYREQILHAIRHRADIDAILDQYRTKKAPAKKQQQKPLDEAELEAAEGSGAADEDDGSSGTAGYFPYKPYCGNCEKDLTTVTSYDDDTTELTYACTACGFSETVRLNEFNRGKLVWKVDWPMRWAYEGVVFEPSGVDHSSPGSSFQVGGQIVGIFGGKQPIGPMYAFVGISGMAKMSSSKGGVPTPGDALKIMEPQLLRWLYARRRPNQSFKIAFDQEIQRLYDEWDKLDGKVADGSALPADVAAHARAVRTAGAELPRTPRPLPYRTLASVADITAGEQAQALRILSELDPDNPLATLDEARPRYDRAEAWINTHVPADQRTIVRREPDAELLKSLDEASQQSLRLLLDGLAANWSLDGLTHLVYGVPKVQAGFSADATPKELPPEIKTAQRTFFALLYHLLVGRDTGPRLPTLLLAVGQDRVRALLGE